The window AAAGGAACGTAATCACGAGTGCCCTGCACATACTTATCATGAGTCAGACTAAAAGGAACCGCATCACTCTGATACGCCTTGCGTTTCATCTGGTCAATGTACCAGTCGGTATTCAAAAGACTTAAATTGACGACACGCACATCTGTCCGCACGTTCTCCACATCCTGTGCATACCATAGCGGGAAGGTATCATTATCTCCATTGGTAAAAATGATGGCATTAGGGGCGGTGCTCTGCAGGTAATTCCAGGCGATATCACGAGAGGTCAATCGATGTGAGCGATCATGGTCATCCCACCCTTCTTTCGCCATAATACCCGGAACAGCTACCAGACATGCCACAGATGTTAAAGCCCCTGCTACGGCGTAGGGAACTTTTTTCTGCTTCAGTTTTTCAGCTATGGCAGCCACACCCAGACCAATCCAAATGGCAAACGTATAGAAAGAGGCAGCATAAGCATAATCCCTTTCGCGGGGCTGATAGGGATATTGGTTCAGGTATAAAACAATAGCAAGTCCGGTGAAGAAGAAGAGCAACATCACGGTCCAGGCATCGTGCTTATCGCGTCGATAATGCCAGATCATCCCGACAATACCTAAAATCAATGGAAGGAAATAAAAAGTATTTCTTGCTTTATTGTCCTTCATTCCATTGGCCAGCTGATCCTGCGGACCGAGTCTCATTTCATCTATCCCCTTAATTCCGCTGATCCAGTTTCCTTTTAAAATACCACCGTGACCCTGAATATCATTCTGACGTCCGGCAAAATTCCACATGAAATATCTCCAGTACATATGGATCACCTGATAATTCCAGAAGAACTTTAAGTTTTGCGCAAAAGTGGGTTTTTGATCCCCTTTGATGCCGGCCCATTCTTTATAGGCACCGATATGACTTTCCTGAGCACTGTACATTCTCGGAAAAATCGTGCTGTACGCAGGGTCATAGATCGGGCTTACTTTACGTGTGGTCTCGATGTACTTATCTTCTCCCTTGGTATACTGCATCGCACCTTCTTCCAGATCGGTTTGACGGGCATTGTAGTACTGACCATAAAACAGGGGACGATCACCGTACTGTTCACGGTTGATATATCCCAACAGGTTGAAAGCATGCTCCGGATCATTTTCATCCATGGGTGGATTGGCATTAGAGCGAATCACGATCATGGCATACGATGAATAGCCGAGCAGAATAAATACCATGCAGAGTAAGGAGAGATTCCACAAAGGCATATTTCGCTTGTGGGTATAGTTCAATCCGTAAACGATACCACCGATTATCAGCAGGAAGAAGAAAATAAATCCGGACCAGAAAGGCAATCCGAAACCATTCACAAACATCAGTTCAAACTTAGAAGCCAGTTTCACGAAACCGGAAATAATTCCATACTGAACGATACCCAGAATAGCAACACCGGCGACAGCAGTTTTTATCACACCCATCGTACTCGGCTTGTTCTTGCGGAAATAATAAATGAAAGCCAAGGCAGGAATGGTCAACAAGTTCAATAAGTGAATTCCGATGGAGAGACCCATCAGGTAAGCAATCAGAATAATCCATCTGTTGCCATGCTTTTCCTCTGCTACTGCTTCCCATTTAAACATCGCCCAAAAAACGATAGCGGTAAAGAATGATGATGTCGCATAAACCTCTCCTTCTACTGCTGAAAACCAGAAAGAATCGCTGAAGGTATAGGCCAGTGCTCCCACAAAACCGGCACCCATGATGGCGATAATGCTCCCTGCATCCGACGCTTCAGAAGGAGCTACAATTTTCT of the Bacteroidota bacterium genome contains:
- a CDS encoding DUF2723 domain-containing protein codes for the protein MQNYRFINNLCGWIIFAISAFVYISTIEPTGSFWDCGEFIASSFKLQVGHPPGAPLFMMMGRIMSLFAGDDLTKVSVMINIMSALMSAGTILFLFWTITILTKKIVAPSEASDAGSIIAIMGAGFVGALAYTFSDSFWFSAVEGEVYATSSFFTAIVFWAMFKWEAVAEEKHGNRWIILIAYLMGLSIGIHLLNLLTIPALAFIYYFRKNKPSTMGVIKTAVAGVAILGIVQYGIISGFVKLASKFELMFVNGFGLPFWSGFIFFFLLIIGGIVYGLNYTHKRNMPLWNLSLLCMVFILLGYSSYAMIVIRSNANPPMDENDPEHAFNLLGYINREQYGDRPLFYGQYYNARQTDLEEGAMQYTKGEDKYIETTRKVSPIYDPAYSTIFPRMYSAQESHIGAYKEWAGIKGDQKPTFAQNLKFFWNYQVIHMYWRYFMWNFAGRQNDIQGHGGILKGNWISGIKGIDEMRLGPQDQLANGMKDNKARNTFYFLPLILGIVGMIWHYRRDKHDAWTVMLLFFFTGLAIVLYLNQYPYQPRERDYAYAASFYTFAIWIGLGVAAIAEKLKQKKVPYAVAGALTSVACLVAVPGIMAKEGWDDHDRSHRLTSRDIAWNYLQSTAPNAIIFTNGDNDTFPLWYAQDVENVRTDVRVVNLSLLNTDWYIDQMKRKAYQSDAVPFSLTHDKYVQGTRDYVPFYDRSVPGYTNVKDVMNFISSENPDAKVRTQGGSELNYFPTKKFFIKVDKEAVLKNGVVKPEDADKIVDTIFWDVDRSYLMKADLMILDLIANNDWTRPIYFAVTVGGDSYLNLEPYFQLEGLAYRFVPIRTNPDASGQTGRVGVKQMYDNMMNKFLWGNMSREEVYLDQNNLNMTMNFRNNFSRLAEGLYAEGKLDSTLAVLDKMNQEIPDKTVPYNVMMLRPLEIYYNAAKGLQAPVIDPSGMMTSNTIELPEARKKHAMDMARSITVRMADIYENELNYYFSLKGTEYLKYVDREMNQAMAIFGELIRIAKANNQEDIVKQLEPRFKKLEERYTK